Part of the Mycolicibacterium mageritense genome is shown below.
GTACCGTCGATATGCCCATCGCCTCCAGGGCGTCACGAAAGATGAAGAGCCCGTACGCTTCCACCGCTATCGGCCGGCTGTCGCCGAACACCTTGCCCAGCAGTTCGACACCGTCACGAACTCCCGAGCAGACGACGACGGACTCCGGTGTCGTACGGACGCCCCGCACCCGGCCGAGGTACTCGGTGAGCGCCTCCCGCAACTGCTGCGGACCGCGTGGGTCGCCCATCCGCAGGGCCGCGACCGGGGCCTCGGACAGCGCGCGCCGGGCTGAGGCCAGCCACGCAGCTCGTGGGAACTCCGAAACGTCAGGCGATCCCGGCATCAGATTGTGTTGCGGCACAACGGGTATGCGCCGCGGCCGCGGCGGTTTCCTGGGGGTGGCCGTGCGAGCGACCCACGTGCCCGCACCCTGGCGCGAGGCCAGCCAGCCTTCCGTGACGAGTTCGGCGTATGCCTCGGCGACGGTGTTGCGGGCCAGTCCGAGATCCGCGGCGAGCGAGCGGGATGGCGGCAACACGGTGTCGGTGGTCAGGCGGCCGGATCGGATGCCTTCCCGCAGTGCCCTGATGAGCTGTTCGCGGGCCGACCGGCTGCCCGGTTCGATGCTGGTGCGCAAGTCGAGATGCAGATCGCGACTGCCAGAATTGGCCCGTGAATTCACCATCGAATTGAACCATCTAGGCGGTACTTTTGTCGTTAGCGTGGTGGACATGACACAGACACTCGAACCCGCCAAGGCTGTCGACCGGCTCAAGATCTACAAGACGTCACCTGAGCTCTACGACGCGATGATGACGCTGTCCAACGCCGCGGCCAAGGACATCGACCCTACGATCGGTGAGCTCGTCAAGATCCGCGCATCGCAGATCAACCACTGTGCGTTCTGCCTCGACATGCACACCCATGACGCCCGCAAGCAGGGCGAGACCGAGCAGCGGCTCGCGCTCATCGCGGCGTGGCAGGAGGCAGGCGACCTGTTCACCGAACGCGAGCAGGCCGCGCTGGCC
Proteins encoded:
- a CDS encoding carboxymuconolactone decarboxylase family protein; amino-acid sequence: MTQTLEPAKAVDRLKIYKTSPELYDAMMTLSNAAAKDIDPTIGELVKIRASQINHCAFCLDMHTHDARKQGETEQRLALIAAWQEAGDLFTEREQAALALTEAITELGNGHVPDAVYARAAAAFTERELGQVIAMAVTINAWNRINVTVRTPAPRR